In Acinetobacter pittii, one genomic interval encodes:
- the trkA gene encoding potassium channel family protein yields the protein MAQFAVIGLGSFGATVAQELTKLNHDVIGIDTVKKNVENLADVLTHAVIADATDEHVLDELNIQNCDAVVVAIGEDIEASILCVLNLKNLGIDKIWVKAKTKAHHTILSHLNINKIIHPEEDMGVRVAQALNYPMVSRYMSLEDDHYIIKIEIPEKLHGINLYGIMQQAPQVKTLLVKRQQQILFETEENFTLQTHDILILEGHLPQLKKLSNCFL from the coding sequence ATGGCACAGTTCGCAGTCATTGGCTTAGGTAGTTTTGGAGCAACGGTAGCTCAAGAACTCACAAAATTAAATCATGATGTTATTGGCATCGATACGGTAAAAAAGAATGTCGAAAATCTTGCCGACGTTTTAACGCATGCCGTCATTGCTGACGCTACCGATGAACATGTGCTTGACGAACTGAATATTCAAAATTGTGACGCAGTTGTGGTCGCAATTGGTGAAGATATTGAAGCCAGTATTTTGTGTGTGCTGAACTTAAAAAATTTGGGAATTGATAAAATTTGGGTAAAAGCAAAAACCAAAGCTCATCACACCATTTTGTCGCATCTCAATATCAATAAAATTATTCATCCTGAAGAAGATATGGGAGTAAGAGTAGCTCAAGCCCTCAACTATCCGATGGTAAGTCGCTATATGTCTTTAGAAGATGATCACTACATTATAAAAATTGAAATCCCTGAAAAACTGCATGGTATTAACCTATATGGCATTATGCAGCAAGCGCCACAGGTTAAAACCTTACTCGTTAAAAGACAACAGCAGATTTTGTTTGAAACTGAAGAAAATTTCACTTTGCAAACACATGATATTCTTATTTTAGAAGGTCATTTACCACAGTTAAAGAAACTTTCTAATTGCTTCTTATAA
- the ntpJ gene encoding TrkH family potassium uptake protein: MSIYPKPHKTLNLSPPSLLALGFLGFIAFGTLLLKLPFANTGNVSWMDALFTATSAVTITGLSVLNIHESFTLFGQTIILLLIQSGGLGFMTFAILAALSLSPKVGLKQQMMAQDSLGQTSLSKVTFVAKGVVTYTLIFELIGTIILTTAFTPIYGFARGLYYAAFYSISSFNNAGFSLFSNSLMNFQSNYIICITISILYTLGGLGFLVLMDIKQNKKWKKLTPNSKLILTTIAIINLVAFILIWALEAQNPHTLGILNAGDQALNAWFQATVPRSSGFNTIDTGAMTNSSSLLMMLLMFIGGGSLSTAGGIKVGTFVILVLSVISFLRRTDEIRIFNHSVSHETTYKALAVTAITSILIFMGFFILLLLEPKADFMNLLFEVVSAACTVGLSRGITPDLHNGSLFILSLLMFAGRLGPLTLAYLIATPKKSRLKHPQANIQIG; this comes from the coding sequence ATGTCCATATATCCCAAGCCTCATAAAACGTTAAATTTAAGCCCTCCTTCTCTTTTAGCGCTAGGGTTTTTAGGCTTTATTGCCTTTGGCACTTTATTGCTTAAATTGCCATTTGCGAATACGGGCAATGTTAGCTGGATGGATGCGCTCTTTACAGCCACCTCAGCAGTTACAATTACTGGCCTCTCTGTTTTAAATATTCATGAGTCTTTTACCCTCTTTGGGCAAACTATTATTTTATTGCTGATTCAGTCTGGCGGTTTGGGTTTTATGACTTTTGCGATATTGGCCGCATTAAGTTTGTCTCCCAAAGTTGGTCTTAAACAGCAAATGATGGCTCAAGATAGTCTCGGACAAACGAGCTTATCGAAGGTTACCTTTGTTGCTAAGGGTGTTGTCACCTATACTCTTATTTTTGAGCTGATTGGTACAATTATTCTCACCACTGCTTTTACGCCAATATATGGGTTTGCACGAGGTTTGTACTATGCGGCTTTTTACAGCATTTCCTCATTTAACAATGCGGGTTTTTCATTATTTTCCAACAGTTTAATGAATTTCCAAAGTAACTATATTATTTGTATAACCATTAGCATACTTTACACTTTAGGTGGCCTTGGTTTTTTAGTACTCATGGATATTAAACAAAACAAAAAATGGAAAAAACTAACGCCCAATAGCAAGCTTATTCTAACAACAATTGCAATTATCAACCTTGTTGCCTTTATTTTAATATGGGCCTTAGAAGCTCAAAATCCTCATACTTTAGGCATATTAAATGCAGGCGATCAAGCTTTAAATGCATGGTTTCAGGCAACAGTTCCTCGATCTTCCGGCTTTAATACCATTGATACGGGCGCAATGACCAACAGTAGCTCCTTACTAATGATGTTATTGATGTTTATTGGTGGTGGCTCACTGAGTACAGCAGGTGGAATCAAAGTTGGAACCTTTGTTATCTTAGTGCTGAGTGTAATTTCATTTTTACGCCGTACGGATGAAATTAGAATATTCAATCATTCGGTATCTCACGAAACGACTTACAAAGCATTAGCAGTGACTGCTATTACGAGCATACTCATCTTCATGGGCTTCTTTATTCTTTTACTTTTAGAGCCTAAAGCAGATTTTATGAATTTACTTTTCGAAGTTGTTTCAGCAGCATGTACTGTAGGTCTCTCTCGTGGTATCACACCAGATTTACATAATGGTAGTTTATTTATTTTAAGCCTACTTATGTTTGCTGGACGTCTCGGACCTTTAACACTCGCCTATTTAATCGCTACTCCTAAAAAGAGCCGGCTCAAACACCCTCAAGCCAACATTCAAATTGGATAA
- the rpiA gene encoding ribose-5-phosphate isomerase RpiA — MSLYATQDEKKQAAAKAALKHLPKGGILGVGTGSTVNFLIDLLPELQLEAAVASSQATADRLKKLGIEVVDMNHVGSLDAYVDGADEIDRHMHMIKGGGAALTREKIVASIAKKFVCIVDDSKWVDQLGRDFPLPVEVIPMARSAVARKLVSLGGDPVYREGVVTDNGNVILDVFNLNILNALDLEKTINNIPGVVTNGIFALNPATIAIVATNNGIEERTAQ; from the coding sequence ATGAGTCTATATGCAACCCAAGATGAAAAGAAACAAGCTGCTGCGAAAGCTGCTTTAAAACACTTACCCAAAGGTGGCATTTTGGGGGTTGGGACTGGAAGTACCGTAAATTTTCTAATTGATTTATTACCTGAATTACAATTAGAAGCAGCTGTGGCAAGTTCTCAAGCAACTGCTGATCGTCTTAAAAAACTCGGTATTGAAGTTGTAGACATGAATCATGTGGGTAGCTTAGATGCCTATGTTGATGGTGCAGATGAGATCGACCGTCATATGCATATGATTAAAGGTGGTGGTGCTGCATTAACACGTGAAAAAATCGTGGCATCAATTGCAAAGAAATTTGTGTGTATTGTTGATGATTCAAAATGGGTTGATCAACTTGGACGTGATTTTCCACTTCCTGTAGAAGTTATTCCAATGGCGCGTTCGGCTGTAGCTCGTAAATTAGTAAGTTTAGGTGGTGACCCAGTTTATCGTGAAGGTGTAGTTACAGATAACGGTAATGTGATTTTGGATGTTTTCAATCTTAATATTTTAAATGCGCTTGATTTAGAAAAAACCATTAACAATATTCCGGGTGTTGTGACTAATGGTATTTTCGCTTTAAACCCAGCAACGATTGCAATTGTTGCAACAAATAATGGTATTGAAGAGCGTACCGCACAGTAA
- the pldA gene encoding phospholipase A, translating into MAFRQFERTSLQLSIVTVLSCLCASVTYADTLAPVTPATVDACVALASNADRLACYDSVFKPSALPVIQAAAVPEPAKKIDAPTVPSETFKEKVVDTVSNIKIIGKAPKIEPTTSLLDQRWELSEKSKLGVWNIRAYQPVYLLPVFWTSDKNELPHSPNPNNTVTEDQNLKSTESKFQISLKTKAWENIFGNNGDLWLGYTQSSRWQTFNADESRPFRETNYEPEASLMFRTNYELLGLDGRLLGVTLNHQSNGRSDPLSRSWNRVIFNVGLERGNFALMLRPWIRLEEDSKDDNNPDIEDYIGRGDLTAFYKWKQNDFSLMLRHSLKGGDDSHGAVQFDWAFPISGKLRGHFQLFNGYGESLIDYNHRATYAGLGVSLLNWY; encoded by the coding sequence ATGGCGTTCAGACAATTTGAACGCACATCTTTACAGCTAAGCATAGTAACTGTGCTTAGCTGTTTATGTGCGTCTGTGACATATGCTGACACCTTGGCACCTGTAACCCCCGCGACAGTAGATGCATGTGTTGCTCTTGCTTCGAATGCCGATCGTCTGGCTTGTTATGACTCTGTATTTAAACCGTCAGCTTTACCAGTTATTCAAGCTGCGGCAGTACCAGAGCCTGCTAAAAAAATTGATGCACCTACTGTTCCATCTGAAACCTTTAAAGAAAAGGTGGTAGATACAGTGAGTAATATCAAAATAATTGGTAAAGCACCGAAAATTGAACCTACTACTTCTTTGTTAGATCAACGTTGGGAGTTGTCTGAAAAAAGTAAACTAGGGGTTTGGAATATTCGTGCTTATCAACCCGTCTATTTACTACCTGTATTCTGGACCAGTGACAAAAATGAGTTGCCACATAGTCCAAACCCAAATAATACGGTAACAGAAGATCAAAATCTGAAATCAACAGAAAGTAAATTTCAGATTTCTTTGAAAACCAAAGCTTGGGAAAATATTTTTGGCAATAATGGCGATTTGTGGCTAGGGTATACGCAATCTTCACGTTGGCAGACTTTCAATGCTGATGAGTCTCGTCCATTCCGTGAAACAAACTATGAACCAGAAGCAAGTTTAATGTTTAGAACAAACTATGAATTACTTGGTTTAGATGGGCGTTTGCTGGGGGTGACCTTAAACCATCAGTCAAATGGTCGCTCAGACCCACTATCTCGTAGCTGGAACCGTGTAATCTTTAACGTTGGATTAGAGCGCGGTAACTTTGCTTTAATGCTTCGTCCATGGATTCGTCTTGAAGAAGATAGTAAAGATGATAATAACCCTGATATTGAAGATTACATCGGTCGTGGTGATTTAACAGCATTTTATAAGTGGAAGCAGAATGATTTCTCTTTAATGCTCCGTCATTCATTGAAAGGTGGTGATGACTCTCATGGCGCTGTTCAATTTGATTGGGCTTTCCCAATCAGTGGAAAGTTACGCGGCCATTTCCAATTATTTAATGGTTATGGTGAAAGCTTGATTGATTATAACCATCGAGCGACTTATGCCGGTTTGGGGGTGTCACTCTTAAATTGGTACTAA
- the ilvA gene encoding threonine ammonia-lyase, biosynthetic, translating to MNMLSRVVRQILQATVYDVAIETPLEAAPRISQKLNNTIRFKREDLQPVFSFKLRGAYNRISQLPKEQLERGVICASAGNHAQGVALSGQRLGIPAIIVMPSTTPDIKVQAVKRLGGQVVLHGDSFDIANKYAQQRAEVEGLVFIPPYDDELVIAGQGTIANEILRQWRDVEYVFVAVGGGGLISGVAAYLGEVAPHVKVIGVEYEESACLKAALEANERVILPHVGLFADGTAVAQIGALPFDIIRLRKSDNSGPIVDPDIVTVNTDEICAAIKDTFDENRSIVEPSGAMALAGIKKYIHEHKISNKNMVSIVCGANMNFDRLRYIAERTELGEQREAIYAVTLSEEKGAFLGFCRALQGRNITEFNYRANNTEEAQVFVGISLKGGDAERHEILEQLKQQDYIVDDLSDDEVAKLHIRYLIGGHANLDDERLFRVEFPERPGALLTFLTRLGPTHNITLFHYRNHGAAEGRVLVGLQATDAKQNPDGLIETLEQINYPYAEITDNVGYKRFLK from the coding sequence ATGAACATGCTGTCTCGTGTGGTACGACAAATTTTACAAGCAACGGTTTATGATGTTGCAATTGAAACACCTCTCGAAGCAGCTCCACGAATTAGTCAAAAATTAAACAATACAATTCGTTTTAAGCGTGAAGATTTACAACCAGTTTTTTCTTTTAAATTACGCGGTGCCTACAACCGTATTAGTCAATTACCTAAAGAACAACTTGAACGTGGGGTGATTTGTGCTTCTGCGGGCAACCATGCTCAAGGTGTAGCATTGTCAGGTCAAAGACTAGGCATTCCTGCCATTATTGTTATGCCAAGCACAACACCTGACATTAAAGTTCAGGCAGTTAAACGCTTAGGCGGCCAAGTTGTGTTACATGGTGATAGCTTTGATATCGCAAATAAATATGCTCAACAACGTGCTGAAGTTGAAGGTCTTGTATTTATTCCACCCTATGACGATGAACTTGTCATTGCAGGTCAAGGCACAATTGCAAATGAAATTTTACGTCAATGGCGTGATGTAGAATATGTGTTTGTTGCTGTAGGTGGTGGTGGCCTTATTTCAGGCGTAGCAGCTTACCTTGGAGAAGTTGCACCGCACGTAAAAGTTATTGGCGTTGAATATGAAGAGTCTGCTTGTTTAAAAGCAGCCCTAGAAGCAAATGAACGTGTAATTTTGCCACATGTAGGATTATTTGCAGACGGTACGGCTGTTGCCCAAATTGGTGCTTTACCTTTTGATATTATTCGTTTGCGCAAATCTGATAATTCAGGCCCGATCGTTGATCCTGATATTGTCACGGTGAATACAGATGAAATCTGTGCAGCAATTAAAGATACTTTTGATGAAAACCGCAGTATTGTTGAACCTTCTGGTGCAATGGCTTTAGCGGGTATTAAAAAATATATTCACGAACACAAAATCAGCAATAAAAATATGGTATCGATTGTTTGCGGCGCCAATATGAATTTTGACCGCCTACGTTATATTGCTGAGCGTACCGAGTTAGGTGAGCAACGCGAAGCGATTTATGCGGTTACCCTATCTGAAGAAAAAGGTGCATTCTTAGGCTTCTGCCGTGCTTTACAAGGCCGCAATATCACTGAGTTTAACTACCGAGCAAACAATACAGAGGAAGCACAAGTATTCGTCGGTATTAGTTTGAAAGGTGGAGATGCAGAGCGCCATGAAATTTTGGAACAATTAAAACAGCAAGATTATATTGTAGATGACCTTTCTGACGATGAAGTTGCCAAACTACATATTCGTTATTTAATTGGTGGTCACGCAAATCTAGATGATGAAAGATTGTTCCGTGTTGAGTTCCCTGAACGTCCAGGTGCCCTCTTAACATTCTTAACTCGTTTAGGTCCAACTCACAACATTACCCTCTTCCATTATCGTAACCATGGCGCAGCAGAAGGACGTGTTTTAGTTGGTTTACAAGCAACCGATGCGAAACAAAACCCTGATGGATTGATTGAAACGCTTGAGCAGATTAATTATCCGTATGCAGAAATTACTGATAACGTCGGCTATAAACGCTTCTTGAAATAA
- a CDS encoding SprT family zinc-dependent metalloprotease has protein sequence MSAKMPEIKIVRHVRARKLRLRVEPASIRLTVPLFCSKKQIQHFLAQSEQWLTETWNKQQNVQSASIDIPSEIYFFNKEHPFQVIVQKQHRIFQFDWETSCLFIKDTQPYFALQSAVIAYAKQELPELLKELSEQTHLAYRECTIRRPKTRWGSCSSQHNIMLHAGLVLMSYEIARYVAIHELAHTKHFDHSPAFWAEVEKYDPYFQKHRRQLKSNPLPAWWYVSA, from the coding sequence ATGTCTGCAAAAATGCCAGAGATTAAAATCGTTCGACACGTAAGAGCAAGAAAATTGCGCTTACGTGTTGAGCCTGCTTCAATCCGTCTTACGGTTCCTTTATTTTGTAGTAAGAAGCAAATTCAGCATTTTTTAGCACAATCTGAACAATGGTTGACCGAAACATGGAATAAACAACAAAACGTCCAATCGGCATCGATTGATATTCCTTCCGAAATTTATTTCTTTAATAAAGAACATCCCTTTCAAGTCATTGTTCAAAAACAGCACCGTATTTTTCAATTTGATTGGGAAACTAGTTGTTTATTTATTAAAGACACGCAGCCATATTTTGCATTACAAAGTGCAGTTATTGCTTATGCGAAGCAAGAATTACCTGAGCTTTTAAAAGAGTTAAGTGAGCAGACTCATTTAGCCTATAGGGAGTGCACAATTCGCCGTCCGAAAACTCGGTGGGGAAGTTGTAGTAGTCAGCATAATATTATGCTACACGCGGGGCTGGTGCTCATGTCATATGAAATTGCTCGGTATGTGGCTATTCATGAGTTGGCGCATACCAAACATTTTGACCATAGTCCGGCATTTTGGGCAGAAGTTGAAAAATATGATCCATATTTTCAAAAACACCGCAGACAACTTAAATCAAATCCATTGCCTGCATGGTGGTATGTTTCAGCTTAA